The Pyrus communis chromosome 12, drPyrComm1.1, whole genome shotgun sequence genomic sequence AATGAACACTTGTTCTATCAAGGAAGTTCTGCAATATTAGCCAGCCACTGCCAACAATATTTGGATTATGACATCCATCCTTGCTTGTACAGATTAAGTCTTAAATTAATCAGCTGCATGGGAAGGCAAATGGTTTTGAAGAGGATTCACCGGTGGCCTCTCACAGGTCACAACAATATTCTCATCACCATGCTCGTACTCTTTGAAGCATGCAATCCTCCCCAACTCTTCAACTTCCTCGATCACATGATCCAGCTTTGCTACCATCTCCACCAGCAGAGACGCAAAAGCGGCAAATGGAAGCGCTTCTGAGAACTCGAGGCTTGTTATGGCAATTTTACTCAGCTGTGGCCTCAAGAACTTCCTCTCCGGCTCCTTTGCCTGCTCAGTAGCCccctttgttttccatttgaGCAATGTTGAACTGTCGGTTTTCACGCTTGATAACGAGACTCCTTGCTTTTGTTGGGTTGCGTGTGCAGCTGCCAGGGCAAGCATGTTGGTTGCCTGGTTGCTGTTGGAGCCTAGGAACAGTCTTGGTTGTGATTTTATGGCTGTGTTAAGATCTTGCAGAGCTTCGTGGAGGTGATCGGATAGTATTTCGGGAGAGCAATGGCGGCGATTTCTTATGCTGTTGGCGAGTTCCATCAGTGCCTTTGATACTTCCCCAGCTAGGCGAATGCATGGGTCCTTGAAGAGTAACCTAACAGATCTTGGGGTCTGCAAGAGAAATTTAGTAGAAAAATGTAAATCGATtattaagaaaaacaaagccaaaattAGATCCCCTTTTTGTTGATGCATGTGAAACTATTTTCCAAATCTGCGATCTGTCACAACAAGAAACATGTGACCTATATTCTTGTTCACTACGAACAAATTATGAGGGTTCTCGAGAACATAATCATAATTCTCATGACAATCATCatactttgtattttttttttttttttttttttttttttgtttcttttctcaaTGAATATTAACAAATAGGGTAAATGTATTAGAACATATATTTTTTAAGCGTTACCTGAATTTCGGTTCCTATACATCCATGTAGAGCTACAACAGTGTATCCAAAGTGGCGAAGAACGTTTCCCAATTTCACATATCGCTGCCATGGAAATCTGTAACAGTGTCTTGAGTGCCTTGGTTCCCAACTTGCATGTAAGGCCTGCTCAAATTGCAACACCAAAATCATTGAAGAGGGCATAACAATTTCCAGAACTTCTGTGAAGttgaatataaaaaataaacgaaACCAAAGATTTCCAAGAATCATACCATGGTTTCATCCTGAGACTTGGAGTCCAAAACAGCCTTATAACCTTTATATATGGGATCCTCAGTTGATTTGTCTTGGTCTGCATCTGTTTCTTCACTGAAGTACTCATTCGCACAAGCTGCAAAATCATAAATCGCAAAATACTTTGAATCACTGGCATATTTAGTTATTgataaaatgattttttgttactCGAACGATATTctaatcaaatataaaatttgGCAAGGAGATTCAAATTTGGGTGCAGAGGTCGATCATATATGAAAAGTAACTTTGCTTATATACCTTCAATAGCTCTAGCTAGGCCTTCAAGTTTGAACACTGAGGAATTATGGAGCTCTTCTCCTGACCAATTCGGAAATACCAGTAGGCTCATCAGTAGGCAGATACCACAGCCTATGGCAATGGTGTAGAATCGCTCATGCGCAATCTTCAGGACATGCTTGAAGCGGTAGCTTGACACGGTTATTAGGTTGAAGGtcaagagaaatatcactattCCATAATCGTAGTTCTTCCTAATATAAGGGAAAAACCTCATGTATGTAGCTGTAGCTCCTGCCAAATCATAAAATGAAAAGATAGCAAAATATTAGTATAATTTTAATTAGTAGAGAAATTTTCAATTGACAGAATATGATAAGGGAACTAACTTTAAATTAACATGAAAAACAAAATCTGTCTCTTTTTAGAACTAGGAAATGTCATTAAAGATTGCTTAGTGAACAAAGATGAGATTACCAATCAGAAAGACTGCTGCTCCGATGAAAACTGCTCGAAAAGTCCGACCGGATTCAGTTGCAATGTACTGAATGAAAAATGCCAATGATCCAGCTAACAATGTTCCCAATCCTCGGTTCAGTCCTTTGCATAAAGTAGCCCCTGTTTACAAACAAGAAGAAGTACATGAAACAACTTTTGTtcatcacatatatataatatctaTTATTTATAGTTTTTAAACAAATCATAGGCTAATCAATCACCTGCAGTGAACTCAAGCACAACAACCACAGTCATGACAGCCCAAATGGCATTCTCTCCAATTCCAACAAACAGTGGCTGTATCAGATACAACAAGGAAACCAGTGTCAAAGACAAGCCAACTTTCAGAGCATGGATCACCCTTCGCGGATCATCCCGTCCAACGGTCCACACCGTGCTCCAAACCAAAGCCGGAAATCGTTTCATTCTATCGACAAAAATCTGTGAACGCTTCTCTCCATTCCCTCCAGTTTTACCACAATCCTTGTCCATGTCCATTTCCATACCTGCATGAACTTTGGGAAACATACAGGAAAAACCCCCCCAAAAATTTAAGGGACACACACAAACTGAAAGTCGTGGAGGGAAGATCGGATGATTAGAGTTCTGATTATTAGAAGTGTGGtatagacatatatatatagtttgcGTATATATCAATATTCAGTTTGAGGAACACCACCATGCAGCCATAATATGGGAAGTATTAAAATAATGCCGAGTATTGTGATGTGCACTCTCTCTGACACAGCTCAGGTTTACTTTATATGGTGTGAGAAAATGAGACTGGTGACTGTTcctacatttcacatgcatagCACAAAAGTGTGTTGTCATATTAAATATGGGTTGCTTTCACAAGGGGTAAGAGTCAACATTTCATCACTcaaattgttttgtttatttactCAACCGTGATTAGGGGTTTCTATAATCTACTACTAATATTGTTCACTCGTTTTTCTTTGACGagtatttattttcactttatGGCACGGGAGGGGGCTCAAGACTCACACAAACCGGCCACTCAACATCaaccaaatttaaaaatttgtatTGCACCATATGGGTTCTCATATATCAAATACTTAAAAAGAAATTGTCCATCATGTAGAGATTCTCAACTCCAAATTCAGATCACATTCATGTATAGTAAGATTAATTAACGATGCCAATATTTGAGATCTCAAATGTCCATCAGTGGAAACTCAACTTTTACTCCCTAACCAAAATTGTTTACTTGAATATCAACTTgatatgtttgatttattcaatacCAAGGCTAGAGAAAAATGGAAGAGTTGTAAAAGGCGAAAGGAATTGTGAAAGACATGGTTTTTTATAGGAAATGAGAGTTGGAGCCAatatgaattttgagtttcaagcgTTTAATAAAATATGAGTATTGACGCAACCTCCAAAGAAAGAATCCACCATAATGTAggacaaaactttaaaattaatttagtgaTTATTAATAGATAACAAACCTAATGTCTAAACGTTCTACTTACAATGTCTCTTAACACTAGAAGCCCTAGGAGTCTGAATATGGTTTAgaatcaaacaattaattaacaaaatattaaaaaatgccttaaaacttaaaacactgCAAACTATGGAATTTGACCCAAAACGCCCTTACGTTACATGAAAGCATTGTGTTGATGTGCGACTCCATTCTCTTCGAAACGAGGGGTCATGGGCTCAAATTGTACATGTGGGAGCCTAAATATGTAAACCTTTAGTCTTGTTGCCTGATTTGCATCATTCAACTTAATCTTCAATCCATTCAACCATTTGATCTACATCATAATCAATTTTCGTTCCTAATGTCTGCAATATCTACTAAAACATATGGAATCAGAAAAGTGTAGGTATCTGTTTATAGTTCACAACCTAATGCCAAAGAATTAGCAGTCTAATCAACTAGGATTGGGCCTGGTTAATCGATGCtattctctttcctttttttgacaaacaatagcGTTAGcgggttaaattgttaaatgttaggAGAGAATGGGATAGGTGAGAATCAAACCCGCATTAGGATGCATAAACATTATTATTTTCTACCACTACGCTAAAGCTCTATCTGGGATCCTATTCTCATACTTCGTCTATTTAAGTTCTCCAATTCCTTCCTTATCTCTTGGACATAAAGCATAGCATTTGTTTCATACATTCTCCTATGTTTCTCCCCTCTTCCCTCCCATCACCCTCCCTCCATCATTCCTCATCCCTATGCTTCCCCCGTATGCTTTCCCTTTACCTCtaacaccaaaaataaaaactaaaactaaaaatggaATGTAATCAAACTAATTTTGACTAATTTagcaatggaaaaaaaaaaaaattatcaaagttGTTCTgtcttcataaaaaaaaaggtacaaagATCTCAAGCAATGAAAGAAAATTTTTTGTTGAGTCAACGGTGCAACGTGAGTTGACCAGAGACTGCAAATAATGCAACTGAAAGGCCACAAAACTCGTCT encodes the following:
- the LOC137709714 gene encoding aluminum-activated malate transporter 12-like isoform X1, with the protein product MFPKVHAGMEMDMDKDCGKTGGNGEKRSQIFVDRMKRFPALVWSTVWTVGRDDPRRVIHALKVGLSLTLVSLLYLIQPLFVGIGENAIWAVMTVVVVLEFTAGATLCKGLNRGLGTLLAGSLAFFIQYIATESGRTFRAVFIGAAVFLIGATATYMRFFPYIRKNYDYGIVIFLLTFNLITVSSYRFKHVLKIAHERFYTIAIGCGICLLMSLLVFPNWSGEELHNSSVFKLEGLARAIEACANEYFSEETDADQDKSTEDPIYKGYKAVLDSKSQDETMALHASWEPRHSRHCYRFPWQRYVKLGNVLRHFGYTVVALHGCIGTEIQTPRSVRLLFKDPCIRLAGEVSKALMELANSIRNRRHCSPEILSDHLHEALQDLNTAIKSQPRLFLGSNSNQATNMLALAAAHATQQKQGVSLSSVKTDSSTLLKWKTKGATEQAKEPERKFLRPQLSKIAITSLEFSEALPFAAFASLLVEMVAKLDHVIEEVEELGRIACFKEYEHGDENIVVTCERPPVNPLQNHLPSHAAD
- the LOC137709714 gene encoding aluminum-activated malate transporter 12-like isoform X2; its protein translation is MFPKVHAGMEMDMDKDCGKTGGNGEKRSQIFVDRMKRFPALVWSTVWTVGRDDPRRVIHALKVGLSLTLVSLLYLIQPLFVGIGENAIWAVMTVVVVLEFTAGATATYMRFFPYIRKNYDYGIVIFLLTFNLITVSSYRFKHVLKIAHERFYTIAIGCGICLLMSLLVFPNWSGEELHNSSVFKLEGLARAIEACANEYFSEETDADQDKSTEDPIYKGYKAVLDSKSQDETMALHASWEPRHSRHCYRFPWQRYVKLGNVLRHFGYTVVALHGCIGTEIQTPRSVRLLFKDPCIRLAGEVSKALMELANSIRNRRHCSPEILSDHLHEALQDLNTAIKSQPRLFLGSNSNQATNMLALAAAHATQQKQGVSLSSVKTDSSTLLKWKTKGATEQAKEPERKFLRPQLSKIAITSLEFSEALPFAAFASLLVEMVAKLDHVIEEVEELGRIACFKEYEHGDENIVVTCERPPVNPLQNHLPSHAAD